In a single window of the Bradyrhizobium erythrophlei genome:
- a CDS encoding WS/DGAT/MGAT family O-acyltransferase, which yields MSDAKKLSSMDASFLYLETPEMPMHVGSMAIFRLPEDYKGDFFEDFKAMIASRLHVAPILKARLEKAPLDIDHPSWVEDDQFDIDRHIFRGSLPAPHDRATLERIVGWMHAKLLNRARPLWEFYVFEGMKDNEIGLYSKMHHACIDGGAGAALTNMIYDVTPVPRQIEPPTAQAKVGQEPRDIAANLIDSYQQIWRQPFDASAAAKGIDLPRSGKSDLGSILFDNAMFQIESAVKFVGSMPAMLKSVSDVVGKISDPKSRDSIASMMSPPTILNKSISSERSFAGVSIPLSQAKALAKQAGGKLNDVVLAVSSGVVRRYLLEKGALPAKSLTAAVPISLREEGNTDANNQVFGMICSIATNVEDPKARLEAIIAQSTKSKEMSHPLRALMPQVSNISMLGAPIMVQILALLYSRSSLSDVLPPAANITVSNVPGPRQTLYAAGAELLHIFPVSISTHGIALNITVQSYRDQLDFGFIAGANIIPHVQVLCDMLPGEFAALEAAFAPPDDLKSVAS from the coding sequence ATGAGTGACGCCAAGAAGCTGTCCTCGATGGACGCGTCGTTTCTGTACCTGGAAACACCGGAAATGCCGATGCATGTCGGCAGCATGGCGATCTTCCGGCTCCCTGAGGATTACAAGGGCGACTTCTTCGAGGACTTCAAGGCGATGATCGCCTCGCGGCTGCATGTGGCGCCGATCCTCAAAGCCCGGCTGGAAAAGGCGCCACTCGACATCGATCACCCCTCCTGGGTCGAGGACGACCAGTTCGATATCGACCGCCATATCTTCCGTGGCAGCCTTCCGGCCCCACACGACCGCGCCACGCTGGAGCGCATCGTCGGCTGGATGCATGCCAAGCTGCTCAATCGCGCCCGTCCGCTGTGGGAGTTCTACGTCTTCGAGGGCATGAAGGACAACGAGATCGGGCTGTATTCCAAGATGCATCACGCCTGCATCGACGGCGGCGCCGGCGCCGCGCTGACCAACATGATCTACGACGTGACGCCGGTGCCAAGGCAGATCGAGCCGCCGACGGCGCAGGCCAAGGTCGGGCAGGAGCCGCGCGACATCGCCGCCAATCTGATCGATTCGTATCAGCAGATATGGCGTCAGCCCTTCGATGCCTCGGCGGCCGCCAAGGGCATCGATCTGCCGCGCTCGGGCAAAAGCGATCTCGGATCGATCCTGTTCGACAACGCCATGTTCCAGATCGAATCCGCGGTGAAGTTTGTCGGCAGCATGCCCGCAATGCTCAAAAGCGTCTCCGATGTGGTTGGAAAGATCTCCGACCCGAAGTCGCGCGACAGCATCGCCAGCATGATGTCGCCGCCGACGATCCTGAACAAATCGATTTCATCGGAGCGCAGCTTTGCCGGGGTATCGATCCCGCTGTCGCAGGCCAAGGCGCTGGCCAAGCAGGCCGGCGGCAAGCTCAACGACGTGGTGCTGGCAGTCTCATCGGGAGTGGTTCGGCGCTATCTGCTGGAGAAGGGCGCGCTGCCGGCCAAATCGCTGACGGCCGCGGTGCCGATCTCGCTGCGGGAAGAGGGCAACACCGACGCCAACAACCAGGTGTTCGGCATGATCTGCTCGATCGCCACCAACGTCGAGGACCCCAAGGCGCGGCTGGAAGCGATCATCGCGCAATCCACCAAGTCCAAGGAGATGTCGCACCCACTGCGGGCCTTGATGCCGCAGGTCTCCAACATTTCGATGCTTGGCGCGCCGATCATGGTGCAAATCCTGGCGCTGCTGTACAGCCGCTCGAGCCTGTCGGACGTGCTGCCGCCGGCGGCGAATATCACGGTCTCCAACGTGCCGGGGCCACGCCAGACGCTGTACGCCGCCGGCGCCGAGTTGCTGCACATCTTCCCGGTGTCGATTTCGACCCACGGGATCGCGCTCAACATCACCGTGCAGAGCTATCGCGATCAGCTGGATTTCGGATTCATCGCCGGCGCCAACATCATTCCCCATGTCCAGGTTCTCTGCGACATGCTGCCGGGGGAATTCGCCGCGCTCGAAGCCGCGTTCGCGCCGCCGGACGATCTGAAAAGCGTGGCAAGCTAG
- a CDS encoding ABC transporter permease: MLAFTLRRAIQAIGVMIAVGIISFSMFRFAGDPVNQIVSLDTSAAERAEIRKSLGLDDPVPVQFARYFGNAMQFKLGVSYQFRQPVASLLKERMPATLELATCATILAMVFGILMGVYSALKRDTLLAKIFQAVSLIGISLPTFLIGILLIYLFAVTLGWLPSFGRGDVVRIGWWTTGLLTVSGLKALIMPSITLGLFQMTLIMRLVRAEMLEVLRTDYIRFARARGLTTRAIHFGHALKNTLVPVITVAGLQFGSVIAFAIITETVFQWPGMGLLFVQAVQNVDIPIMAAYLLMVSLIFVTINLVVDILYTVVDPRLRSTIRRPA; this comes from the coding sequence ATGCTCGCTTTCACTCTTCGCCGGGCCATCCAGGCCATCGGCGTCATGATCGCGGTCGGGATCATCTCGTTTTCGATGTTCCGCTTCGCGGGCGATCCGGTCAACCAGATCGTCTCGCTGGACACTTCGGCCGCCGAGCGCGCCGAGATCCGAAAATCTCTCGGCCTCGACGATCCCGTTCCGGTGCAGTTCGCCCGCTATTTCGGCAACGCGATGCAGTTCAAGCTCGGGGTCTCGTACCAGTTCCGCCAGCCGGTCGCGAGCCTGCTCAAGGAGCGGATGCCGGCGACGCTGGAACTGGCCACCTGCGCCACCATCCTCGCGATGGTGTTCGGGATCCTGATGGGGGTCTATTCGGCGCTGAAGCGCGACACGCTGTTGGCGAAAATCTTCCAGGCGGTATCGCTGATCGGAATCTCGCTGCCGACCTTCCTGATCGGCATTCTGCTGATCTATCTGTTCGCGGTGACGCTGGGCTGGCTGCCGTCGTTCGGCCGCGGCGACGTGGTGCGGATCGGCTGGTGGACCACCGGGCTGCTCACGGTTTCCGGCCTTAAAGCGCTGATCATGCCCTCGATCACGCTCGGCCTGTTCCAGATGACGCTGATCATGCGGCTGGTGCGGGCCGAGATGCTGGAGGTTCTGCGCACGGACTATATCCGCTTCGCGCGGGCGCGCGGATTGACCACGCGCGCCATCCACTTCGGTCACGCGCTCAAGAACACCCTGGTTCCGGTCATCACCGTCGCCGGGCTACAATTTGGCTCGGTTATTGCATTCGCGATCATTACCGAGACCGTGTTCCAATGGCCGGGGATGGGACTGCTGTTCGTGCAAGCCGTGCAAAACGTCGATATTCCGATCATGGCGGCCTACCTGCTGATGGTGTCCCTGATCTTCGTCACCATCAACCTGGTGGTCGATATTCTC
- a CDS encoding DUF6489 family protein codes for MKVNVEIDCTPLEARQFFGLPDVQPMQLAVMERLQQQMITNIEKVSPEALMQSWFTFDPKIAERFQDMFASMAGLGGTRVSDKKK; via the coding sequence ATGAAGGTAAACGTCGAAATAGATTGCACGCCGCTGGAAGCTCGGCAGTTTTTCGGACTCCCGGATGTGCAGCCGATGCAGTTGGCGGTGATGGAAAGGCTCCAGCAGCAGATGATCACCAATATCGAAAAGGTTTCTCCGGAAGCACTGATGCAGAGCTGGTTCACCTTCGACCCGAAAATCGCCGAGCGGTTTCAGGACATGTTTGCGTCCATGGCGGGCCTCGGCGGTACCCGCGTCAGCGACAAGAAAAAGTGA
- a CDS encoding esterase/lipase family protein, translating to MTPVEPPPGDRLRPPGLGLLLAEARGIFEFNASVLLSPLLMLAPRGDGHPVLTLPGFLASDLSMAPMRRYLKELGYDSYAWKMGRNIGGVSRLRAALRDRLAEIHGATGRKVSVVGWSLGGVYARDLALQAPEMVRDVVTLGSPFANDVRATNATRLYEALSGEAVEDNSELRSALAGDLPVPATSIYSRTDGIVNWRTCLLRPSDTAENIEVHLASHVGLGVNPAALWAVADRLAQGEGQFRQFDRSGPFAIAYAPRENAQS from the coding sequence GTGACGCCGGTTGAACCGCCGCCGGGGGATCGGCTTAGGCCGCCGGGCCTCGGCCTGCTGCTGGCCGAGGCAAGAGGGATATTCGAATTCAACGCCAGCGTTTTGCTCTCGCCGCTGTTGATGCTCGCGCCAAGGGGCGACGGTCATCCGGTGCTGACCTTGCCCGGGTTCCTCGCCAGCGATCTATCGATGGCGCCGATGCGGCGATATCTGAAGGAGCTTGGCTACGACAGCTACGCATGGAAAATGGGCCGCAACATCGGCGGCGTTTCGCGCCTGCGGGCGGCGCTGCGCGACCGGCTCGCCGAGATTCACGGCGCGACCGGCCGCAAGGTCAGTGTCGTCGGCTGGAGCCTGGGCGGCGTCTATGCGCGCGATCTGGCGCTGCAGGCGCCGGAAATGGTGCGGGATGTCGTGACGCTGGGAAGCCCGTTTGCCAACGACGTCAGGGCGACCAACGCCACGCGGCTTTACGAGGCGCTGTCGGGCGAAGCGGTCGAGGACAATTCCGAGCTTCGAAGCGCACTCGCGGGCGACCTGCCGGTTCCGGCCACGTCGATCTATTCACGCACCGACGGCATCGTGAACTGGCGGACCTGTCTCTTGCGTCCCTCCGATACCGCTGAAAATATCGAGGTTCACCTTGCCAGTCATGTCGGACTGGGCGTCAACCCCGCCGCCTTGTGGGCGGTCGCGGATCGTCTGGCCCAGGGCGAGGGGCAGTTCCGTCAATTTGACCGGTCGGGGCCGTTTGCCATTGCATATGCACCTCGGGAAAATGCACAATCCTGA
- a CDS encoding ABC transporter substrate-binding protein, whose protein sequence is MSVRQTLLAAATASIVAFAMLPASAQTLRYANQGDLKSLDPYTLRETTTIAHHAHIYEGLVTRDRDLKIIPALAESWETPEPTRWRFHLRKNVKFHNGDPFSADDVIFSADRVRAKGSNFTTVIPTDAKFVKIDDYTVDVVLSSPNPILTSQWDTWYIMDKKWCEEHNAVAPTPASATTPSYASLNENGTGPFSIESHQPGVKTVFKANPNWWRKPEHNLKEIIFTPIGSDATRVAALLSGEVDVIEPVPIQDIARVNASGNATVLTGPELRTIFLGMDQVRDELLYSNVKGKNPFKDIRVREAFYKAIDIDLIKTRVMRGLSTPSALMVAPQLFALSKDFTRPKFDPDGAKKLLTEAGYPDGFEVTMDCPNDRYVNDAAICQAVVGMLARIGVKINLLAQPKAQYFAKVLKPGGFQTSFYMLGWTPASLDSQNVLNDIMGCRDDPKSSRGEANLGGYCNKEFDAIADKVLLETDTAKRDLLIKDAFEIANKDWAYIPLHQQALAWGVSKKVKLTQRADNQVLLYWATKQEE, encoded by the coding sequence ATGTCGGTACGTCAAACCTTGCTTGCTGCGGCCACCGCTTCAATCGTCGCTTTTGCGATGTTGCCGGCATCAGCCCAGACCCTGCGCTACGCCAACCAGGGCGATCTCAAATCGCTCGATCCCTATACGCTCAGGGAAACCACCACCATCGCCCATCACGCCCATATCTACGAAGGCCTGGTTACCCGTGACAGGGATCTGAAGATCATTCCCGCACTGGCGGAAAGCTGGGAAACGCCGGAACCTACCCGCTGGCGCTTCCATTTGCGCAAGAACGTCAAATTCCACAACGGCGATCCCTTTAGCGCCGACGACGTGATCTTTTCAGCCGACCGTGTGCGCGCCAAAGGTTCTAACTTCACGACGGTTATTCCGACCGACGCCAAGTTTGTCAAAATCGACGACTACACGGTAGACGTGGTGCTGTCCTCGCCCAACCCCATTCTCACTTCGCAATGGGATACCTGGTACATCATGGACAAGAAGTGGTGCGAGGAACACAATGCGGTGGCGCCCACGCCGGCCTCGGCAACCACGCCGAGTTATGCCTCGCTCAACGAAAATGGCACCGGCCCCTTCAGCATCGAGAGCCATCAGCCCGGCGTGAAAACCGTGTTCAAGGCGAACCCGAACTGGTGGCGCAAGCCCGAACACAATCTCAAGGAAATCATCTTCACGCCGATAGGCTCCGATGCAACGCGGGTTGCGGCTTTGCTGTCGGGCGAGGTCGACGTCATCGAGCCGGTTCCGATCCAGGACATCGCGCGGGTGAATGCGAGCGGGAACGCCACCGTTCTCACCGGACCGGAATTGCGCACCATCTTTCTCGGCATGGACCAGGTCCGCGACGAGCTGCTGTATTCGAACGTCAAGGGCAAGAATCCATTCAAGGATATCCGCGTCCGCGAGGCGTTCTACAAGGCGATCGACATCGATCTGATCAAGACCCGGGTGATGCGCGGCCTCTCGACGCCGTCGGCGCTGATGGTCGCACCTCAGCTCTTCGCGCTTTCAAAGGATTTCACGCGGCCGAAATTCGATCCGGACGGCGCCAAGAAGCTGCTCACGGAAGCCGGCTATCCCGACGGCTTCGAAGTCACGATGGACTGCCCCAACGACCGCTACGTCAACGATGCCGCGATCTGCCAGGCAGTGGTCGGCATGTTGGCCCGGATCGGCGTCAAGATTAACCTGTTGGCGCAACCCAAGGCGCAGTATTTCGCCAAGGTACTGAAGCCCGGCGGGTTCCAGACGTCGTTCTACATGCTCGGTTGGACGCCGGCCTCGCTCGATTCCCAGAACGTTCTCAACGACATCATGGGCTGCCGCGATGATCCGAAGTCCTCACGCGGCGAGGCCAATCTCGGCGGCTACTGCAACAAGGAATTCGACGCCATCGCCGACAAGGTGCTGCTCGAGACCGACACCGCCAAGCGCGATCTGCTGATCAAGGATGCGTTCGAAATCGCCAACAAGGATTGGGCCTACATCCCGCTGCACCAGCAGGCGCTGGCCTGGGGCGTGTCGAAGAAAGTGAAATTGACGCAGCGTGCCGACAACCAGGTCCTGCTGTATTGGGCGACCAAACAGGAAGAGTAA
- a CDS encoding NAD(P)/FAD-dependent oxidoreductase, with product MAELKADVLVLGAGMVGVSAALHLQQRGRDVILVDKHERAGEETSFGNSGLIESASVFPYMFPRDFAVILQYAINRAPQVRYQFSDLPVFLPWLVRYFLASPPDRALHSAMAVLPVIRRSLIEHEALIAEAKVPDLLRRTGWIKLFRSDATLENAVRDFERAKHYGVAGEVFDSKAIAAREPNLTGEFAGALYLPAPGFVPDPGALAKAYATLFQRKGGRFVVGDARTLEQVAGGWRVAAATGAAIAREVVVALGPWSDLVFRPLGYSIPLGVKRGYHLHLAPRGNAVLHHPVLDSDLGYLLAPMNRGIRLTTGVEFARRDAPPTPIQLQRALPRAHALFPLGDPVDAKPWMGARPCLPDMLPVIGKAPRHAGLWFDFGHEHHGLTLGPATGRLLAEMMTGETPFADPRPFAAERFG from the coding sequence ATGGCGGAGCTGAAGGCCGATGTTCTCGTATTGGGCGCCGGCATGGTCGGCGTCAGCGCGGCCTTGCACCTGCAGCAGCGGGGACGGGACGTCATCCTGGTCGACAAGCACGAACGCGCCGGCGAAGAGACCAGTTTCGGCAACAGCGGACTGATCGAAAGCGCCTCGGTTTTCCCCTATATGTTTCCGCGCGATTTCGCGGTGATCCTTCAATACGCGATCAACCGCGCGCCACAGGTGCGCTACCAATTCTCCGACCTTCCGGTTTTTCTGCCATGGCTGGTACGCTACTTCCTGGCATCTCCGCCGGACCGGGCGCTGCACAGCGCGATGGCCGTATTGCCCGTGATCCGGCGCAGCCTGATCGAGCATGAGGCGCTGATCGCGGAAGCCAAGGTGCCGGACTTGCTGCGGCGGACCGGCTGGATCAAGCTGTTTCGCTCCGACGCAACGCTTGAAAACGCGGTGCGCGATTTCGAGCGCGCAAAGCATTATGGCGTCGCGGGCGAAGTCTTCGACAGCAAGGCGATCGCGGCGCGCGAGCCCAATCTGACCGGCGAGTTCGCCGGCGCGCTGTATCTTCCGGCACCCGGATTCGTTCCCGACCCGGGCGCACTCGCAAAGGCCTATGCCACGCTGTTCCAGCGCAAGGGCGGGCGCTTTGTCGTCGGCGATGCGCGAACGCTCGAACAGGTCGCCGGCGGATGGCGGGTCGCGGCGGCCACCGGCGCGGCGATCGCGCGCGAGGTCGTGGTGGCGCTGGGACCGTGGTCCGACCTGGTGTTTCGTCCACTCGGCTATTCGATCCCGCTCGGCGTCAAGCGCGGCTACCACCTGCATCTGGCGCCGCGCGGCAATGCCGTGCTCCATCATCCCGTTCTCGATTCGGATCTCGGTTATCTGCTGGCGCCGATGAATCGCGGCATTCGTCTCACCACCGGCGTCGAGTTTGCCCGCCGCGATGCGCCGCCGACGCCGATCCAGCTTCAGCGGGCGCTGCCGCGGGCGCACGCCTTGTTTCCGCTGGGAGATCCGGTCGACGCCAAACCCTGGATGGGCGCGCGGCCGTGTTTGCCGGATATGCTGCCGGTAATCGGGAAGGCGCCGCGCCATGCCGGGCTGTGGTTCGATTTCGGACACGAGCACCACGGCCTGACGCTGGGCCCCGCGACCGGCCGGCTGCTAGCGGAGATGATGACCGGCGAGACGCCGTTCGCCGATCCCAGGCCGTTTGCGGCCGAGCGTTTCGGTTGA